From the Telopea speciosissima isolate NSW1024214 ecotype Mountain lineage chromosome 9, Tspe_v1, whole genome shotgun sequence genome, the window GAAGAAAGAATATGTGAAGACCCTGTATGCTGTATAGCCTGAAGTGATGATGGCCATGGGCTTCCCCATTTGACACGCTCACATCTAAACTAACTCCCGTAAACGCAGCATACATGACCAGTACTCATCAGtgttcaccaccaccaccaccactccctTCACCGTCATCATCACCTTCATCACCttcaccttctccttctctttctcatcaaaacaaatccttaaaaaaactttgatctctctctctctctctctctctcacttcttaTATTTCTCCAAAACaaaagattgaaaaaagaaaggaaggaaagatgAAGTTGATGATAGAAGCATTGACAGGGACACTATTCTACATTCAAGTGGAAGACAATGCGACAGTAGGTGATCTAAAGAAGGAGATTGAAACACAAGAGAAGCTCCCTAAAGATCGTCTCATACTTCTTCATCACTTCCATGACAATCATGAACATGGTAATCCTCATAACAATGATCATCAAAATGGgcttttgatgatgatgatgatgataatggtgGAAGACACATTTTCCCTTGTTGATTATGGTGTTAG encodes:
- the LOC122640332 gene encoding uncharacterized protein LOC122640332, with product MKLMIEALTGTLFYIQVEDNATVGDLKKEIETQEKLPKDRLILLHHFHDNHEHGNPHNNDHQNGLLMMMMMIMVEDTFSLVDYGVRDGSHIHLCFNTLDDDDDDDDDASSQYHLLFSVPDSFIW